From Rutidosis leptorrhynchoides isolate AG116_Rl617_1_P2 chromosome 3, CSIRO_AGI_Rlap_v1, whole genome shotgun sequence, a single genomic window includes:
- the LOC139902432 gene encoding uncharacterized protein → MSTSSNTEIVQLQAPTHLPTKLTQSNFVVWRRQLFSTLIGFDILGYVDGTITSPPKTLENKPNPSYLQWYRQDQVILNAMLGSCSPQIQTHIASVSTSKEAWDRLSTLYANKSCNRIISLKQRLMENTSADKTISTYLQEMRGIADELALAGSTVDDDDLVLYILHSLGPEYKEICAAVRIRDTPITFDELHDKLIDSELQQKASIKTTAPVIPTANYLQRGARNSRLNLNNYSGRGAKPQDTNRISNLSNTQRTTWQPKTINPSPPYNQDAKYNFCSRVRNFIKDCRTFAKFLRENNISPTLNYTNVSHNNSSNWIFDTGASHHVTSDSSSLRTSSAPSNTNSQSDQRTPSAPSNTNISADLSTSSLPSTTTLSNPESTNPTPPLHTTRQRNKNLKNFGPSFINNVTAHPIPEALEPTCFTQAVKHPKWRDAISEEFNALVRNNTWELVPRESHNLVGSKWVFRIKRFPDGTLQKFKARLVAKGFHQRPGIDYTDTFSPVTKPVTIRVILCIALARNWHVHQLDINNAFITDTLQKDVYMTQPPGFVHSGLHAKFALKDLGDLHHFLGVEVIRTKDGLLLSQHNHIRDILSAQDMEGAKEFTTPMRHTSPLIPNNSSTEVDATSFSKVVSQLQYLALTRPDISFATNKLSQFMHKPSDDHWQTLKRLLRYLKGTIYHGLFLRNDQLLTLSAFSNSDWGGSKDYGSSTTGYVVYLGAIFSLRSPQDRNLSPVRPQKLRATYLCANPVFHSRMKHNALDYHFVREHIQGGTLNVQHISNKDQIADTLTKPLSRRLFLNFRFKIGVTDGTSILRGSNST, encoded by the exons ATGAGCACTTCATCAAACACTGAAATCGTGCAATTACAAGCACCCACTCATCTACCCACAAAACTCACTCAATCAAACTTTGTTGTATGGCGGCGACAATTATTCTCTACCCTAATCGGTTTCGACATTCTGGGCTATGTTGATGGTACCATTACATCTCCGCCAAAAACACTTGAAAACAAGCCAAACCCCTCATACCTCCAATGGTATCGACAAGATCAGGTGATCCTCAATGCGATGTTGGGCAGCTGCTCACCACAAATTCAAACCCATATCGCCTCTGTATCCACCTCGAAAGAAGCATGGGATCGTCTCTCAACACTCTATGCCAACAAATCGTGTAACCGAATCATCTCTCTCAAGCAACGTCTCATGGAAAACACGTCCGCTGACAAAACAATTTCGACATACCTCCAAGAAATGCGAGGTATAGCTGATGAACTCGCTTTGGCTGGTTCCACAGTGGATGATGATGACTTAGTGCTTTACATCCTTCACAGTCTAGGACCTGAGTACAAAGAAATTTGTGCAGCGGTACGTATTCGTGACACCCCAATCACATTTGATGAACTTCATGATAAACTCATTGATTCTGAGTTGCAACAAAAAGCCTCCATCAAAACCACAGCACCAGTGATACCCACGGCCAATTATCTGCAACGTGGAGCACGTAACAGTCGTTTGAACCTTAATAATTATTCTGGTCGTGGTGCAAAACCTCAAGACACAAACCGCATCTCCAACTTATCCAACACTCAACGTACCACCTGGCAACCCAAGACAATCAACCCCTCACCACCATATAACCAAGATGCAAAGTACAATTTTTGCTCACGAGTAAGGAACTTCATCAAGGACTGTCGAACCTTCGCTAAGTTCTTACGAGAAAATAATATCTCTCCTACACTTAACTACACAAATGTGTCCCACAACAATTCATCAAACTGGATATTTGATACCGGGGCTTCGCATCATGTCACATCTGATTCAAGTTCTCTTCG AACCTCATCTGCACCATCCAACACCAACTCACAATCTGATCAAAGAACCCCATCTGCACCATCCAACACCAACATATCAGCTGATCTAAGCACCTCATCTTTACCATCCACAACCACTTTATCTAACCCCGAGTCCACCAACCCAACACCACCACTGCACACCACCCGTCAACGCAATAAAAATCTAAAAAACTTTGGCCCCTCGTTTATCAATAATGTTACTGCACACCCTATTCCCGAAGCACTTGAACCAACCTGCTTTACTCAAGCCGTGAAACACCCAAAATGGAGAGATGCCATATCCGAAGAATTCAATGCTCTTGTCCGGAATAACACATGGGAATTGGTCCCACGGGAATCACACAATCTTGTGGGAAGCAAATGGGTTTTTCGCATTAAGAGGTTCCCGGATGGCACTTTGCAGAAGTTTAAAGCCCGGTTGGTAGCCAAAGGCTTTCATCAACGCCCGGGAATTGACTATACAGACACCTTCAGTCCCGTTACTAAACCCGTTACTATTCGAGTCATCCTTTGCATTGCGTTGGCTCGAAACTGGCATGTCCACCAACTCGACATTAACAATGCGTTCATAACTGACACTCTTCAAAAAGACGTGTACATGACCCAACCACCCGGGTTTGTGCACTCAGG GTTGCATGCCAAGTTTGCGTTAAAGGACCTAGGCGATCTTCACCATTTTCTTGGAGTTGAGGTTATTCGCACCAAAGATGGCCTATTATTGTCTCAGCATAATCATATCAGGGACATTCTGAGTGCTCAAGATATGGAAGGTGCTAAGGAATTCACCACACCCATGCGTCACACAAGCCCTCTAATTCCTAACAACTCATCAACCGAAGTTGATGCTACCAGCTTTAGCAAGGTTGTAAGTCAGTTACAATACCTTGCTTTGACGAGACCGGACATATCCTTTGCTACAAACAAGCTTTCTCAGTTTATGCACAAACCATCTGATGATCACTGGCAGACTCTTAAAAGACTGCTTCGCTATCTGAAAGGAACAATCTATCATGGCCTATTCCTTCGCAACGATCAACTTCTAACTCTTAGTGCCTTTAGTAATTCAGACTGGGGCGGATCAAAAGATTATGGTTCGTCTACTACAGGCTATGTAGTATATCTAGGGGCAATATTCTCTCTTCGAAGTCCACAAGACAGAAATCTTTCTCCCGTTCGCCCACAGAAGTTGA GGGCTACTTATCTGTGTGCTAATCCAGTTTTTCATAGCCGTATGAAGCACAATGCGCTTGATTATCACTTTGTTCGTGAGCATATTCAGGGTGGCACACTCAATGTTCAGCACATAAGCAACAAAGATCAGATTGCTGACACTCTTACAAAGCCACTCTCTCGTCGGCTGTTTCTAAATTTTCGGTTCAAGATTGGAGTTACCGACGGAACTTCCATCTTGCGGGGGAGTAATAGCACCTAA
- the LOC139899133 gene encoding protein PEP-RELATED DEVELOPMENT ARRESTED 1, chloroplastic, producing MSSISKPILSSLPQIPPQSLHFTTTQKPSSITLTKKRNFYVVRASYEVGGGYTQQELEARQIGSNNYKQQQPRQQETEDENSWSPEQYEALLKGGEQVTSVLEEMANLLEDDQMDEESEELAVLLAAQGVIGKRVDQMESGFMMALDYMIQLAERDDDDKRKSLLEVIKETVLSHLTKKCPPHVQVVGLLCRTPQKESRHELLRRVAAGGGAFESENGAKVHLPGANLNDIANQADDLLETMETRPVVPDRKLLARLVLIREEARSMMGGGLLDERNSRGLNTLPRPEVNFLTKIVGQKPGKQVRDMIKNVMLGKDEGADKVDEEGSKRGGKVSSGIAGRGSDSGSKPNPVRPGMFLETVSKVLGGIYDGNISGITAQHLEWVHQNTLQILQEIAF from the exons ATGTCATCAATTTCAAAACCCATCCTTTCTTCACTCCCCCAAATTCCACCACAATCTCTTCATTTCACCACAACCCAAAAACCATCATCCATTACTCTTACCAAAAAAAGAAATTTTTATGTTGTTCGTGCCAGTTACGAGGTGGGTGGGGGATACACACAACAAGAACTAGAAGCAAGACAAATTGGCAGCAATAATTACAAACAACAACAGCCACGTCAGCAGGAAACAGAGGATGAAAATAGTTGGAGTCCTGAGCAGTATGAAGCGTTACTTAAAGGCGGTGAACAAGTTACTTCTGTTCTTGAAGAAATGGCTAACCTT TTGGAAGATGATCAAATGGATGAAGAATCTGAGGAGTTGGCAGTATTGTTGGCTGCACAAGGCGTGATTGGGAAACGTGTTGATCAAATGGAGTCGGGGTTTATGATGGCCCTAGATTACATGATTCAACTTGCTGAAAGAGATGACGACGATAAG CGGAAGTCTCTATTGGAGGTTATTAAGGAGACAGTATTATCCCATCTTACCAAAAAATGCCCCCCACAT GTACAAGTTGTTGGGTTGCTATGCAGAACCCCTCAGAAAGAAAGTAGACATGAATTACTTAGAAGAGTTGCAGCAGGTGGCGGTGCGTTTGAAAGTGAAAATGGTGCAAAAGTTCATCTTCCAGGTGCGAATCTCAATGACATAGCTAACCAGGCTGATGATTTATTGGAG ACTATGGAAACTCGGCCTGTTGTTCCTGACAGAAAGCTATTGGCAAGACTCGTTTTAATTAGAGAAGAAGCTCGAAGTATGATGGGAGGTGGATTATTAGATGAAAGAAACAGCCGTGGTTTAAATACACTACCTCGACCCGAG GTCAACTTTTTGACTAAAATTGTTGGTCAGAAACCTGGGAAACAAGTACGTGACATGATTAAGAACGTAATGTTAGGCAAAGATGAAGGTGCTGATAAAGTTGATGAAGAAGGAAGTAAAAGGGGAGGAAAGGTTTCAAGTGGGATTGCAGGAAGG GGTAGTGATTCGGGTTCAAAACCAAATCCGGTGCGACCTGGCATGTTCTTAGAGACTGTCTCCAAG GTGCTAGGTGGCATTTACGATGGAAATATTTCTGGTATCACTGCACAACATCTTGAATGG GTTCATCAAAATACACTTCAAATTCTTCAAGAAATAGCATTCTGA